The following proteins are co-located in the Leptospira sp. GIMC2001 genome:
- a CDS encoding ABC-F family ATP-binding cassette domain-containing protein yields MILLSAQSVTKSIGPKTLFTDVNLGISEGEKMAIIGTNGSGKSTFLRILLGKEEIDKGQIVRNKELKIAALLQDPPYVPTESIQDHILKTDNRLFAAIRNYEIACEALEHDHSESAESKFNDAMAEMDRMNAWETETNFQSMLKELGIDDLDKKMSELSGGMRKKVEIVKLILEDSNLLVLDEPTNHLDVETILWLENYLLETDKAILIITHDRYFLDRVVDKIVEIDRKKIRVFDGKYGDYLEKKNEIREVEERLEEKAKSFLRKEIEWLRRQPKARGTKQKARIQRYEEIDNREKYAVDKKLELGSIASRQGKTILEVKNLTKAFAERSILSSFTYHFKKSERLGIVGPNGSGKSTFLNLIAGRIEPDSGSIKPGINTIFGYFDQMSAELDPTMKVVDYIKKKSGDSITLEDGTKITASKLLERFLFPGEIQYSPIEKLSGGEKRRLYLVEILMKNPNFLLLDEPTNDLDIQTLSVLEEFLIDFPGCVILVSHDRYFMDRIANSLLVFGEKGELIQSHLSYSEYLDESKKSKSKDSISSGSGSLNSISKDESNNDDASDKNGSHGNPKSVTSGNLAKSSSENFDGKNPSNLSQSDSKTSAQSQAVKDKPKLSYKVERKIKELEKLIANSETKKSEIESQMIEHTSNPSKLLEFSKEIENLNLIINNSLEEWEKLQT; encoded by the coding sequence ATGATCCTATTATCTGCGCAATCCGTTACAAAATCCATTGGCCCTAAAACTCTATTCACTGACGTAAACCTCGGAATCTCCGAAGGTGAGAAAATGGCGATTATAGGAACCAATGGTTCGGGTAAATCTACATTCCTTCGTATCCTACTCGGCAAAGAAGAAATTGATAAAGGGCAAATTGTTCGAAACAAAGAACTAAAAATTGCTGCCCTACTCCAAGATCCACCTTATGTGCCAACGGAAAGCATTCAAGATCATATCCTAAAAACTGACAACCGATTGTTTGCTGCTATTCGCAATTATGAGATCGCATGTGAAGCATTAGAGCATGACCATTCCGAATCCGCTGAGTCGAAATTCAATGACGCCATGGCAGAAATGGACAGAATGAACGCATGGGAGACGGAAACCAATTTCCAATCTATGTTGAAAGAGTTAGGAATTGACGATCTCGACAAGAAGATGAGCGAGCTTTCTGGAGGAATGCGCAAAAAGGTTGAAATTGTCAAGTTGATCCTCGAAGATAGCAACTTACTTGTATTAGATGAGCCAACAAACCATTTGGATGTCGAGACGATTCTGTGGTTGGAAAACTATCTCTTGGAAACAGATAAGGCAATACTTATCATTACTCATGATAGGTATTTTCTTGACCGAGTCGTCGATAAAATCGTTGAAATTGATCGCAAGAAAATCCGAGTCTTCGATGGTAAATATGGTGATTATCTAGAAAAGAAAAACGAAATCCGCGAAGTAGAAGAAAGATTGGAAGAAAAAGCAAAAAGCTTTCTTCGAAAAGAAATTGAATGGTTGAGAAGACAACCGAAAGCTCGCGGAACCAAGCAAAAAGCAAGAATACAAAGATATGAAGAAATTGATAACCGCGAAAAATACGCAGTTGATAAAAAATTGGAATTGGGTTCTATTGCATCACGTCAAGGTAAGACAATTCTTGAAGTAAAAAATCTTACAAAAGCCTTTGCTGAAAGAAGTATTCTAAGTTCTTTTACCTATCATTTTAAGAAAAGTGAACGCCTTGGAATCGTTGGGCCAAATGGTTCGGGCAAATCGACCTTCCTCAATCTTATAGCTGGAAGAATCGAACCAGATAGCGGATCTATCAAACCAGGGATCAATACTATATTCGGATATTTTGATCAAATGTCAGCTGAGTTAGATCCGACCATGAAGGTCGTTGACTATATCAAGAAAAAATCTGGCGATTCCATAACACTCGAAGACGGAACCAAAATTACCGCTTCTAAATTACTTGAGCGATTCCTTTTTCCAGGTGAGATTCAATATTCACCAATCGAAAAATTATCCGGTGGTGAGAAAAGACGATTGTATTTGGTTGAGATTCTCATGAAGAACCCCAACTTTCTTTTGTTAGATGAGCCGACTAACGATTTGGATATTCAAACATTGAGTGTATTGGAAGAATTTTTAATTGATTTTCCTGGATGTGTTATACTGGTTTCCCATGATAGATATTTTATGGATCGGATCGCCAATTCACTTCTTGTTTTTGGAGAAAAAGGTGAGTTGATTCAATCCCATCTTTCCTATTCTGAATATTTAGATGAAAGCAAAAAATCCAAATCTAAGGACAGTATTTCTTCTGGCTCGGGTTCATTGAACTCAATTTCGAAAGATGAATCAAACAATGATGATGCGTCGGACAAAAATGGATCGCATGGCAATCCGAAATCAGTGACTTCTGGTAATTTGGCAAAATCAAGTTCAGAAAATTTCGATGGCAAAAATCCATCCAATCTATCTCAATCCGATTCTAAAACCAGCGCGCAATCGCAGGCTGTCAAAGATAAACCCAAATTGAGTTATAAAGTGGAAAGAAAAATCAAAGAGTTGGAAAAACTGATCGCAAATTCTGAAACAAAAAAATCGGAAATTGAATCACAGATGATCGAACATACTTCGAACCCAAGTAAACTTCTTGAATTTTCGAAAGAAATAGAAAATTTGAATCTTATAATCAACAATTCTTTAGAGGAATGGGAAAAGCTACAAACATAG
- a CDS encoding response regulator transcription factor, with the protein MKNILVIEDDPDIGNLIRKSLDSSHYTTVIQSTGEEGLKHYKVSHPDLIILDLSLPDLDGMDVCRSIRKTDESTPIFILSARTEEIDRIMGLELGADDYITKPFSVRELKTRVDVFFRRWDKKIGIKPNIGSGGEIIRGALKIDPIRRRVTLNENIINISRKEFDILQLLASSPGKVFSREMILESVWGVEWDGFERMIDSHIKRIRSKLEKNSAQPEWIETIWGIGYRFSDNYDNIIIPD; encoded by the coding sequence ATGAAAAATATTTTGGTAATCGAGGATGATCCGGATATCGGGAACTTGATTCGAAAGTCGCTTGATTCCTCTCATTACACAACTGTCATTCAGTCGACTGGTGAAGAAGGACTGAAGCATTATAAAGTAAGTCATCCCGATCTAATCATTTTGGATCTTAGTCTTCCTGATCTCGATGGAATGGATGTCTGTCGAAGCATTCGAAAGACAGATGAATCTACTCCCATATTTATACTATCTGCAAGAACAGAAGAAATTGACCGCATCATGGGATTGGAATTGGGAGCGGATGATTATATCACCAAACCTTTTTCCGTTCGTGAATTGAAAACCAGAGTTGATGTATTCTTTCGCAGATGGGATAAGAAGATTGGAATCAAACCCAATATTGGATCCGGTGGCGAAATCATTCGTGGAGCTCTTAAGATAGATCCGATTCGACGTCGCGTAACTTTGAACGAGAACATCATTAATATTTCACGTAAAGAATTTGATATTTTACAATTGCTTGCGAGTTCACCAGGCAAAGTCTTCAGTCGCGAAATGATTTTGGAATCGGTCTGGGGTGTAGAATGGGATGGATTTGAAAGAATGATTGATAGTCATATCAAGAGAATACGTTCTAAATTAGAAAAAAATTCTGCACAACCAGAATGGATTGAAACAATCTGGGGCATAGGATATAGATTCTCGGACAATTACGACAATATCATCATACCGGATTAA
- a CDS encoding DUF4279 domain-containing protein has translation MHKKKPRSWSTLIIQGTSLKPDTVSRELGVSPDYSHDSNTTSLQDKQTMPIWQLNSRLKPDATLSEHLWDILERIAPARKLLKEWSQEMEIVLYTSVEFSDADVDGIKLEPRLMLLLGDLGIHLEFLPWLEESA, from the coding sequence ATGCACAAAAAAAAACCAAGATCTTGGTCAACTTTAATCATCCAAGGTACATCCTTAAAACCAGATACCGTATCAAGAGAACTTGGAGTAAGTCCAGACTATTCGCACGATAGCAATACAACCAGCTTACAAGATAAGCAAACAATGCCTATTTGGCAATTGAACTCAAGACTCAAGCCGGACGCTACTCTCTCAGAACATCTCTGGGATATACTTGAAAGAATTGCACCTGCTCGTAAACTTTTGAAAGAGTGGTCTCAGGAAATGGAGATCGTTCTTTATACATCTGTTGAATTTTCGGATGCTGATGTTGACGGAATCAAATTGGAGCCAAGGCTTATGTTGCTTTTGGGGGATTTAGGTATCCACTTGGAATTCCTCCCTTGGCTAGAAGAGAGTGCATAG
- a CDS encoding STAS domain-containing protein — protein sequence MARSKLRYFRFREVANAIELVCLFNEVDEKIEVEASSVFAMLYFQTRNHIRIDLFGVKYLPLSFLTKLMTLAKDLKEKKRVLILAGLSPSVNHFIRRFSLQNIVFLQSDERTRKRIPPTMHSLLAKGGIPSGYLNPPKAT from the coding sequence ATGGCAAGAAGCAAACTACGCTATTTTCGATTTCGTGAGGTTGCGAATGCAATCGAGCTAGTTTGTTTATTCAATGAGGTAGATGAGAAAATAGAGGTAGAAGCTTCTTCAGTTTTTGCCATGTTGTATTTCCAGACAAGGAATCACATTAGAATAGATTTGTTCGGAGTTAAATATTTGCCATTAAGCTTTCTCACGAAACTTATGACCTTAGCTAAGGATCTAAAAGAGAAAAAAAGAGTTCTTATACTTGCGGGCTTGTCCCCTTCTGTGAATCATTTTATTCGCAGGTTTTCTCTACAAAATATTGTATTCTTGCAATCGGATGAGAGAACTCGCAAAAGAATTCCACCGACTATGCACTCTCTTCTAGCCAAGGGAGGAATTCCAAGTGGATACCTAAATCCCCCAAAAGCAACATAA
- a CDS encoding amino acid--tRNA ligase-related protein, with translation MNLLPREIQILRSKFLRSTREFLEKENFIEVDTPSFKKIVGMEPYLDPFIVHSESHEENGYLITSPEYSLKMALSSGLERVYEIAHCYRSGEKGSPIHTAEFLMLEFYASKMNEFDMMDCTIAYMSHLQSHWKNFGWDEIPVSRLTNIQVFEERTGRGWLRRDLEETLRIHSIPFQESDRYEDLYFLVFLNLIEPHLPAGFVFLYDYPPECAALAKVENGVARRFEIYWDQIEVANAFNELGDSTEQRLRLENEQRLRASLGKKVFDLDEDFLSCLDLHFPEATGISIGLDRLFMRAMKLNHLKDVSPYRLFFG, from the coding sequence ATGAATCTATTACCTCGCGAAATTCAAATACTTAGATCCAAATTTCTTCGCTCAACGAGAGAATTTCTAGAGAAGGAAAATTTCATTGAAGTGGATACACCCTCATTCAAGAAAATCGTTGGAATGGAACCTTATCTTGATCCGTTCATAGTGCACTCAGAATCACATGAAGAGAATGGCTATCTAATCACAAGTCCTGAATATTCTCTAAAAATGGCACTGTCGAGTGGATTGGAACGCGTATACGAAATCGCTCATTGCTATCGTTCGGGAGAAAAGGGGAGTCCTATCCACACAGCCGAATTCTTAATGTTAGAATTTTATGCATCGAAAATGAATGAATTTGATATGATGGATTGCACGATTGCTTACATGTCGCATCTTCAGTCCCATTGGAAGAATTTTGGCTGGGATGAAATACCTGTTAGTCGCCTAACTAACATTCAGGTTTTTGAAGAAAGGACGGGACGTGGATGGCTAAGACGTGATCTTGAAGAGACCCTTCGTATCCATTCAATTCCTTTTCAAGAATCCGACAGATATGAAGATTTATATTTCCTGGTTTTTCTCAATTTGATTGAGCCACATTTACCGGCAGGTTTTGTTTTTCTATACGATTATCCTCCTGAATGTGCAGCGCTTGCAAAAGTGGAAAACGGAGTAGCTCGAAGATTTGAAATCTATTGGGATCAGATAGAAGTCGCTAACGCATTTAATGAGTTAGGTGACTCAACCGAACAAAGATTACGCTTAGAGAATGAGCAGAGATTGCGTGCTTCCCTCGGGAAAAAGGTTTTTGATTTGGATGAAGATTTTCTATCTTGCTTAGACTTGCATTTTCCTGAGGCGACTGGGATATCAATAGGATTAGATCGGCTTTTTATGAGAGCAATGAAATTGAACCATCTCAAAGATGTTAGTCCTTATCGTCTTTTTTTTGGTTGA